The genomic interval CGCCGGTTTTTCAATCGATAGCAGGACTATTCAGCCAGGTGAAATATTCATTACACTTAAGGGTGCAAGCTTTGATGGTCACGACTTTATAGAAGAGGCTGTTTTAAAAGGAGCTCGGGGGGTAGTATATCAAGACAATAGCGCTATCGGTGATCTAAGAAAAAATGATAGATTATCTTTTTTTAAGGTCAATGATTCTTATAATTTTATATATCAACTGGCAAGGTATAAAAGAATCAAGTTTAAGTTTCCTATAATTGCAGTTACAGGCAGTAATGGTAAAACAACAGTCAAAGAGCTTACAGCTGCGTTTTTAAATTCCAAATTTTCTACTTACAGAAATTATCTTAATCAGAATAATCTTTTAGGTCTCTCTCTGAATATTCTCAACTGTAATTTTGATTATGATTATGCGATTTTTGAAATAGGGATTTCAAAAAAGGGTGAGATGGATATACTCTTAGATATATTGAAACCTGATCATGGACTGATTACCAATATATCTTCAGCCCATCTTGAATTTTTACGAAATGAAGAGAATGTTTTTAACGAGAAGGTGAAGCTATTTGAATTTTTGAAAAAAGGCGGGTTTGCTTTTTATTCTAAAGATCAGGATTGTTTTAAAAGTTTAGATAATAGGATAGAGGCTGGTCTTAGGTTTAAGACATTTGGTTTAAAAGAAGATAACGATTGCTGGCTAAGAGTAGATAAGGTAAATATAGATGGTCTTAAGTTGAACTACAGAGATAGTTTTAGTTTAAATTCAAATTTGCTGGGATATAAAAACGGTTTCAATATATCTGCGGCAATCTCAGTTGCAACGGAGCTTGGTATAGATTTAGATTCTATTGCCGGAGTTCTGTCTGAATTCAAACCTTTAAACGGTAGAATGAACTATGAAAAGTTTTCCAATATCGACATCATAGATGATAGTTATAATTCTAACCCTCAGGCTTTGGCTGTAGCTTTAGAGTTTATTTCAAGCTTAGATTATAGCGGGTTAAAGATTGCAGTTTTATCTGATATGTCAGAGTTAGGTAGAGTCTCAGATAAAAAACATTTAGAGGCAGGAATTTTTGCGGCTAATTTAGATATTGATTATTACTTCTGTTGCGGTTCTAATATAAAACATTTTGTTCAGGGACTTAAGAGCAGAGGTTTTCCTGAGGAGCGGATTTTGTTTTTGGACCAACAAAGCTTAGTGAAAAATCTTGCGACGATTATTAAAAATTCTAAAGAAAGCTCTATGTTATTTTTTAAAGCTTCTCATGGTATGCATATTGATGATATTATTAAAAAAGTCAAAGAGAGGATTATTTAAAAATGTTCTATAGGATAATTTACCCTTTAAAAGATATTTTTTTTGGTTTTAACCTTTTTAAATACATTACTTTTCGTTCAATCGTTGCATCAGGATGTTCTTTTTTTATCTTCATCCTCTTCTATCCAAAGTTTGTACAGTATCTAATTAAAAGAGGTTTGATTGAAAATGTGAAAAGGGAGAAATGCGAGAAGCTCTATAAGTACCATGTTCACAAAGAAGGTGTTCCCACCTCAGGCGGTATCCTGATAATATTCTCAACTATTATTGCTACCCTGGTTTTTGGGGATGTTTTAAATCATTATGTACAGATTGCCTTGTTGGCTTTTCTCTCTCTGGGGGCTTTGGGTTACTGGGATGATATATCTAAAATTAAGAATCAGAAGAGAGGAATATCGAGAAGATCTAAGATATTAGTTCAATCTCTGGTAGGCGTTATTGTCGGAGGCTATCTCTATTTAAGACCGGATTACAGTCCGGCGTTAGAAGTTCCTTTTTTAAAAGATTTTATTTTTAACATCGGTATTCTCTATATCCTTTTTGTAGTACTTGTTATTGTAGCTACCTCTAACGCTGTAAACCTCACCGATGGTCTGGACGGTTTGGCTGTCGGTTCTGTCATAATAGCAGCAATTGCTTTTGCGGTAATGGCATATCTTGCCGGCCATTTTAAGCTGAGCCACTATCTTTTGATCTCTTATGTAGAAGGATCTGGGGAGCTCGCTGTATTTCTATCTGCATTGGTAGGAGCTTGCTTTGGTTTTCTTTGGTATAATGCCTATCCGGCTGATATTTTTATGGGTGATAGCGGCTCTATGGCCTTAGGAGGTGCTATAGCCACTGTTGCAGTGGTTATAAAAAAAGAGCTTCTTCTGTTGATAATAGGAGGTCTCTTTGTAATTGAAACCATCTCTGTTTTAATTCAGGTTTTAAGTTTTAAAACGCGGGGTAAGAGGGTTTTTTATTTTGCTCCAATACATCATCATTTTCAGATTAAAGGTTGGGCGGAGCCTAAAATAATAGTTCGCTTCTGGATTATAGCTATTCTTTTTGCTCTTTTGAGTTTACTTACTTTGAAGTTGAGATGAAATCGGAGAATATTTTCTGTGTAGTAGGTCTGGGCAGGAGCGGGTATGCTGCCGCTCAGCTATTAAAGAGGAAAGGTTTTCGTGTTAAGGTAACTGAATCTTCAAATAGCAGGGAGCTAAAAAAAAAGGCTTCCTCTCTCCTGGAGTTTGATATTGACGTAGAACTTGGGGCGCATAATGAGGATTTTTATAGAGATGCTGCGCTATATATACTCTCACCTTCTATCGACAATAGTAATCCGGTTTTAAAGTATGCCAAGAGTCATAATATTTCTGCGATATCAGAGATAGAGCTTGCTTGGATGTACTCTCCGGCCAAGGTTATTGCAATAACCGGAACAAACGGCAAAACATCAGTTTCGACCTACATTCACAGAGTTTTAAATAAAATGGGCTATTCAGCTGTTCTGGCAGGTAATGTAGGTATTCCATTCTCTTCTCTGGTATTAGATCTGAACAAAAATGATTTGGTTGTTTTGGAGCTCAGTTCTTTTCAGCTTGAATATACGGTTAACTTCCATCCTTATATAGCTGTTCTTTTAAATATTTCCCAGGACCATTTAGATAGACATAAGAGCATGGATGATTATTCAGGAGCAAAGTTTAAGATTTTTTCTAACCAGAGTCCGGGTGATATTGCAATAGTTGATCTGTCTCAGAGAATGATTAAGGAGAGAGAGGATTCTATTTTGGCAAAGCTTGTGGATATTTCAGTTTTTAAATCTCCTGAGATGAGTCAGAATCAAAAAGCAGTCTATCTTATAGCTAAAGCTCTTGGGTTAGAAGATAGACGGCTACTCTCTGAGATTAAGAAACTTAAAAATTTAAATCACAGGGAAGAGAGTCTTGGTTATATAGCCGGAGTAAGTTTTATAAACGATTCTAAGGCTACAAACCCTGATGCTACTAAGTGGGCTTTGAGCAATATTGATTCCGATGTGGTTCTTATTGCAGGTGGAAGAGATAAGGATATTGATTTTAGAATAATTAAAGATGAAATCTCAAGCAAGGTTAAAGCTCTAATATTAATAGGCGAGACAAAAGAGAAGATAGCCAATACAATAGGTGTTTTTGTCGAAGTCGTAAAATTTGCCGACAATTTAAAGGATGCTGTTAATATATCACTGGAGGAGGCTTCTTCCGGCGATACGGTTTTGCTCTCCCCAATGTGTTCGAGTTTTGACATGTTTAAGAGCTACATAGAGAGAGGCAATCTATTTAAAAGAATAGTAAGAGATTTACAGAGATGCAAAAATTAAAATGGAGAGTTATTCTTTTAAGTTTTATTTTAATATCTGCTGGGGTTATATTCCTTTATAGTTCTTCAGGTATATATTCTGAGATGGTCTTTGGGGATAGTTTCTATTACCTGAAACGTCAATTGCTGTTTATATTTCTAGGCCTAATAGCTGCTATAGTTGCTTACAAGGTAGATCTTAATAAAGTTGCAAGCCATAGCAGGGGACTTCTTTTTTTTGGATTAGCGATTCTTCTCTCTGTTCTTTTTTTTGGCATACGTGCTGGCGGTGCTAAGAGGTGGTTTAGGCTGGGTGGTTTTGGTGTTCAGCCTATAGAGTTTGTGAGGATAATATATATAGTCTATTTGGCAGCATTTTTAGAGAGGAGAAGGTATCTTTACAAAAATTTTAGCAGAGTATGCTTTCCGGTCTACTCTATTACCGCTATTTTAATGTTGCTTCTGATACTACAGCCGGATTTCGGTAATGCTATCTTCATAGCTTTGATCAGCATCTCTTTGCTTTATTTTACGGGAATTCCTTTTAAATTTTTGTTTTACACCCTCATAGGAATTATTCCTTTTATCTCTATAGCATTTTGGAAACTACCCTATTTAAAACTAAGGGTCTTGGGTTTTCTATCTCCCTGGCGTCATTCTGAGAGCATAGGTTTTCAGTTAATACAGTCTTTTATAGCTATAGGCTCAGGTAGATTATTTGGTCATGGACTGGGTCTATCGCGACAGAAACTATTCTATCTTCCTCAAGCACATAATGATTTTATATTTTCAATAGTCGCAGAAGAACTTGGTTTTTTAGGAGCATTCTCTTTGCTTTTGGTTTATATTTTTTTGATTTGGAACTTTATCTCTATTTTAAGTAGAATAGAAGGGTTATTTAAAAGATTGCTGCTTACAGGATTGATTATCTCTTTTAGTTATCAG from Candidatus Kaelpia imicola carries:
- the murF gene encoding UDP-N-acetylmuramoyl-tripeptide--D-alanyl-D-alanine ligase; this encodes MSELSYPEIREYLSTFLSDANRERFPAAGFSIDSRTIQPGEIFITLKGASFDGHDFIEEAVLKGARGVVYQDNSAIGDLRKNDRLSFFKVNDSYNFIYQLARYKRIKFKFPIIAVTGSNGKTTVKELTAAFLNSKFSTYRNYLNQNNLLGLSLNILNCNFDYDYAIFEIGISKKGEMDILLDILKPDHGLITNISSAHLEFLRNEENVFNEKVKLFEFLKKGGFAFYSKDQDCFKSLDNRIEAGLRFKTFGLKEDNDCWLRVDKVNIDGLKLNYRDSFSLNSNLLGYKNGFNISAAISVATELGIDLDSIAGVLSEFKPLNGRMNYEKFSNIDIIDDSYNSNPQALAVALEFISSLDYSGLKIAVLSDMSELGRVSDKKHLEAGIFAANLDIDYYFCCGSNIKHFVQGLKSRGFPEERILFLDQQSLVKNLATIIKNSKESSMLFFKASHGMHIDDIIKKVKERII
- the mraY gene encoding phospho-N-acetylmuramoyl-pentapeptide-transferase, which gives rise to MKREKCEKLYKYHVHKEGVPTSGGILIIFSTIIATLVFGDVLNHYVQIALLAFLSLGALGYWDDISKIKNQKRGISRRSKILVQSLVGVIVGGYLYLRPDYSPALEVPFLKDFIFNIGILYILFVVLVIVATSNAVNLTDGLDGLAVGSVIIAAIAFAVMAYLAGHFKLSHYLLISYVEGSGELAVFLSALVGACFGFLWYNAYPADIFMGDSGSMALGGAIATVAVVIKKELLLLIIGGLFVIETISVLIQVLSFKTRGKRVFYFAPIHHHFQIKGWAEPKIIVRFWIIAILFALLSLLTLKLR
- the murD gene encoding UDP-N-acetylmuramoyl-L-alanine--D-glutamate ligase, with amino-acid sequence MKSENIFCVVGLGRSGYAAAQLLKRKGFRVKVTESSNSRELKKKASSLLEFDIDVELGAHNEDFYRDAALYILSPSIDNSNPVLKYAKSHNISAISEIELAWMYSPAKVIAITGTNGKTSVSTYIHRVLNKMGYSAVLAGNVGIPFSSLVLDLNKNDLVVLELSSFQLEYTVNFHPYIAVLLNISQDHLDRHKSMDDYSGAKFKIFSNQSPGDIAIVDLSQRMIKEREDSILAKLVDISVFKSPEMSQNQKAVYLIAKALGLEDRRLLSEIKKLKNLNHREESLGYIAGVSFINDSKATNPDATKWALSNIDSDVVLIAGGRDKDIDFRIIKDEISSKVKALILIGETKEKIANTIGVFVEVVKFADNLKDAVNISLEEASSGDTVLLSPMCSSFDMFKSYIERGNLFKRIVRDLQRCKN
- the ftsW gene encoding putative lipid II flippase FtsW: MQKLKWRVILLSFILISAGVIFLYSSSGIYSEMVFGDSFYYLKRQLLFIFLGLIAAIVAYKVDLNKVASHSRGLLFFGLAILLSVLFFGIRAGGAKRWFRLGGFGVQPIEFVRIIYIVYLAAFLERRRYLYKNFSRVCFPVYSITAILMLLLILQPDFGNAIFIALISISLLYFTGIPFKFLFYTLIGIIPFISIAFWKLPYLKLRVLGFLSPWRHSESIGFQLIQSFIAIGSGRLFGHGLGLSRQKLFYLPQAHNDFIFSIVAEELGFLGAFSLLLVYIFLIWNFISILSRIEGLFKRLLLTGLIISFSYQIVINVGVCLGLLPTKGLPLPFISYGGSSMIANMILIGLILNIAKRGGSLSE